In the genome of Falsibacillus albus, one region contains:
- a CDS encoding serine hydrolase domain-containing protein has translation MKSKLPRSSPEEQGVSSKAISQFLDNIQEEKHELHSLMILRHGHVITEGWWNPFNSDNEHALFSLTKSFTSIAVGFAINEGLFSLEDTVSSFFPDIEINQINGFKPIQVRDLLTLSVGHEKATMGWDLQQIKGSWIEHFLNIPLDHEPGTRFLYNTSASHMLSAIVQQVTGKKLIDFLEPRLFGPLGISKPNWQTSPDGHNTGGHGMSLKTDDIAKFGQFLLQKGFWEGRQLLPVSWIEEASSLQILNGDNKDDDWQQGYGYQFWLCRHGAYRADGAYGQFCIILPDQEAVVIMTGAVQNGARVLNLVWECLLSAMRKDPFPKDLSAQTTLRHQLKNLRLEIPELAEISPLSKVISNKIYKMDSNIHNIKEVSIMFDSDSCTFMVMDSRGKHYIKCGYQEWVEGTTVLFDNVYHFLYQPEEVKVYAKAGWKNEKEFEMIWCFIDTPFTDKLTCRFDGKNIQLKREMNMVQDHGQYTIGGRMEKKSFN, from the coding sequence ATGAAAAGTAAATTGCCAAGAAGTTCTCCGGAGGAACAAGGAGTATCTTCAAAAGCTATTTCTCAATTCTTGGATAATATCCAGGAAGAAAAGCACGAGCTTCATAGCTTGATGATTTTGCGTCATGGTCATGTGATTACAGAGGGATGGTGGAATCCATTTAATAGTGATAATGAGCATGCGCTATTTTCCTTGACTAAGAGTTTTACGTCTATAGCAGTTGGGTTTGCAATAAATGAAGGTCTTTTCTCTTTGGAAGATACCGTTTCATCTTTTTTCCCTGATATAGAGATTAATCAAATCAATGGGTTCAAACCTATTCAAGTCAGGGATCTACTAACGCTGAGCGTCGGCCATGAAAAGGCGACAATGGGCTGGGATCTACAGCAAATTAAAGGGAGCTGGATAGAACACTTTTTAAATATTCCTCTGGATCATGAACCAGGTACTCGATTCCTGTATAACACAAGTGCTTCTCATATGCTTTCGGCCATTGTACAGCAGGTTACAGGCAAAAAACTAATTGATTTTTTAGAGCCTAGGTTATTTGGTCCGCTGGGGATCTCGAAGCCGAATTGGCAAACCTCGCCTGATGGGCATAACACCGGTGGCCATGGAATGAGTCTAAAAACAGATGATATTGCTAAATTCGGTCAATTTTTATTACAGAAAGGTTTTTGGGAAGGCAGACAATTGCTGCCGGTGAGCTGGATCGAGGAAGCTTCATCCCTTCAAATTCTTAATGGAGACAATAAGGATGACGATTGGCAGCAGGGATATGGCTATCAGTTCTGGCTTTGTCGACATGGGGCTTACCGTGCTGATGGGGCATATGGTCAGTTTTGTATAATCCTGCCCGATCAAGAGGCGGTCGTCATAATGACGGGTGCGGTTCAAAATGGTGCACGTGTTTTAAATCTCGTATGGGAGTGTTTATTGTCCGCAATGAGAAAAGATCCATTTCCTAAAGACCTTTCAGCTCAAACGACTTTAAGACACCAATTGAAAAATTTGAGATTGGAAATACCGGAACTGGCGGAAATTTCTCCACTTTCCAAGGTAATCTCAAACAAGATATATAAAATGGATTCTAACATTCACAACATCAAAGAAGTATCGATCATGTTCGATTCAGATTCCTGTACATTCATGGTTATGGATAGCAGAGGCAAACATTATATTAAATGTGGTTATCAAGAATGGGTGGAAGGCACCACGGTACTATTCGACAATGTGTATCATTTCCTGTACCAGCCGGAAGAAGTAAAGGTATATGCTAAAGCAGGTTGGAAGAATGAGAAAGAATTCGAGATGATTTGGTGTTTTATTGATACACCTTTTACCGACAAACTGACTTGCCGTTTTGACGGAAAAAATATTCAACTAAAGAGAGAGATGAATATGGTCCAAGATCATGGTCAATATACAATTGGTGGGAGAATGGAGAAGAAATCATTTAATTAA
- a CDS encoding ATP-binding protein translates to MKLISDLEGKAVLIVVTDLEGYILEMYGDEKMKSDIQSLGLSIGIKLKEEEVGTNSIAMALDLEQPVLIKGTDHFQHSLHQSACFSVPFLYSGQTGGTISVMMSSNDANSFHLGLLQSAVDSIEREVRVNQQNKQLMVLNQVLIENSRNGIIITNDAGLIIELNPYAEKVLSGQKEDLYHKPISTVEKIESYMEDTVKFNRKYEDIEIKISDNIFLFDSFPIYNESHELMGAIGQFRDITDRLMLEKRVMENEKLSAIGKISAGLAHEIRNPLTSIIGLLRLVKRNFQTEQKQEAYFRIIFSELERIKNLVHQLVLKAKPDQNGISKSFCAIEEIIQDIITLMENELENKKISVEIKSTNKEKIFIDRDKIKQVFINILQNAIDAIDSYGQISISTDPDMKKSGIEISIRDDGIGMDETTLKNLFTPLFSTKEYGSGLGLSMSKNIIQMHDGEISVDSEKGKGTTFTIWLPN, encoded by the coding sequence ATGAAATTAATTTCTGACCTGGAAGGGAAAGCAGTGCTTATTGTAGTCACGGACCTTGAAGGCTATATCTTAGAAATGTATGGCGACGAAAAGATGAAAAGTGATATTCAATCTTTGGGACTATCGATTGGAATCAAACTAAAGGAAGAAGAGGTAGGGACAAATAGCATTGCGATGGCATTGGACTTGGAGCAGCCTGTGCTGATAAAAGGCACTGATCATTTCCAACATAGCTTACATCAAAGTGCATGTTTCTCTGTACCTTTCCTCTATTCAGGACAAACTGGAGGTACAATCTCTGTGATGATGAGCTCCAATGATGCGAATTCATTCCATTTAGGACTACTACAATCAGCGGTAGATTCTATCGAACGGGAAGTAAGAGTGAATCAGCAGAATAAGCAGTTGATGGTGCTTAATCAAGTATTGATCGAGAATAGCCGAAATGGAATCATTATTACGAATGATGCGGGATTGATCATTGAATTGAACCCATATGCGGAGAAGGTGCTATCAGGGCAAAAAGAAGATCTCTATCATAAACCCATATCTACTGTTGAGAAAATAGAGAGCTATATGGAGGATACGGTAAAATTCAACAGAAAATATGAAGATATTGAAATAAAGATTTCCGATAATATCTTTCTCTTTGACTCCTTCCCTATTTATAATGAATCCCATGAACTAATGGGAGCGATTGGCCAATTTAGAGATATTACAGATCGATTGATGTTAGAAAAGCGTGTAATGGAAAATGAAAAGTTATCAGCAATTGGTAAAATAAGTGCGGGGCTTGCGCATGAAATTAGAAATCCGCTTACCTCGATCATAGGATTGTTGAGATTAGTTAAACGAAACTTCCAGACTGAACAAAAGCAGGAAGCATATTTCCGTATTATCTTCAGTGAGTTAGAAAGAATCAAAAATCTTGTACATCAATTAGTTTTGAAGGCCAAGCCAGATCAAAATGGAATCTCGAAATCGTTTTGTGCCATCGAAGAAATTATCCAAGATATCATTACTTTAATGGAAAATGAGTTGGAGAATAAAAAGATTTCAGTTGAAATCAAGTCAACCAATAAAGAAAAAATATTCATTGATCGTGATAAAATCAAACAGGTGTTCATTAATATTTTACAGAACGCCATTGATGCTATCGATTCGTATGGTCAAATATCCATTTCAACCGATCCTGATATGAAAAAGAGCGGAATAGAAATAAGCATTAGAGATGACGGAATTGGCATGGATGAAACTACATTAAAAAACCTATTTACTCCACTTTTTTCTACAAAAGAATATGGATCGGGACTGGGTTTATCAATGAGCAAAAACATTATTCAAATGCACGATGGAGAAATCAGCGTAGATAGTGAAAAAGGCAAGGGGACAACATTTACCATCTGGCTTCCAAATTGA
- a CDS encoding cysteine hydrolase family protein — MKSAKKALLVMDLQNGIVSRYADKPEVLTPFQKAVEAARKAEIPVVFVRVAFREGYPEISGQNKMFSAIGKHGGMVQSEASTQIHESLAPRADEPIVTKRRVSAFSGSDLEVVLRGLGADQLILTGIATSGVVLSTLREAADKDYGLSVLSDACLDGDEEVHRVLTEKVFPRQADVMTVDEWSAGL; from the coding sequence ATGAAATCAGCGAAGAAAGCATTATTGGTCATGGACCTTCAAAATGGGATCGTATCCCGTTATGCGGATAAGCCTGAGGTGCTGACTCCGTTTCAGAAGGCTGTTGAAGCCGCTCGTAAAGCGGAAATTCCTGTTGTGTTTGTCCGTGTCGCATTCCGTGAAGGCTATCCAGAAATCAGCGGGCAAAATAAAATGTTTTCTGCCATCGGAAAACACGGCGGCATGGTCCAATCAGAGGCATCCACACAGATCCATGAATCGTTGGCGCCGCGTGCGGATGAACCAATCGTAACGAAACGCCGGGTAAGCGCATTTAGCGGAAGCGATCTTGAAGTCGTCCTGCGGGGCCTTGGAGCCGATCAGCTGATCCTGACAGGCATTGCAACAAGCGGAGTGGTGTTGTCCACTTTAAGAGAAGCTGCGGATAAGGACTATGGCCTGAGCGTCCTTTCAGACGCATGCCTGGATGGCGACGAGGAAGTCCACCGCGTCCTGACTGAAAAGGTCTTCCCAAGGCAGGCTGATGTCATGACAGTGGATGAATGGTCAGCAGGGCTGTAA
- a CDS encoding DUF2252 domain-containing protein, translating into MQSIDALKSTLRKHTITSVFDHYDGEILGLDHNKRSIKYKKMKNSPFQFYRGSAYLFYFDISSLPLAYHTPKDKPTWIQGDLHFDNFGGFRNESGEMVFDSNDFDEGYLGSYLYDVFRMATSIGLYGDQLDFDSEQQKSFIEAYIKAYHQQLEKFTEQEVDPATLSFTKKNTAGPVSDTLSSFEERDAVEKLEQMTVVEDGKRRFKVEGAIEELSDEERQGLEAAWPEYIQSLDENKQSAGRFFKIKDAVKLIGAGTGSIGLNRYFILIEGEGSNQMDDVILEAKEARYPATGYYFPYDDLFSDESDMHHGRRVIRTQKAMHYLQDPYLGFFTIADSHFYVRENSTFDEELDPETLQQSDDMVETVETMGKVTAKIHARADRDVEESLPHDSEAVILKAIGDIERFCEDITNLSMFYKQRVKQDYELFNEWLEEEFLGEGKD; encoded by the coding sequence ATGCAAAGTATCGATGCATTGAAATCTACGCTGCGGAAACATACCATAACGTCAGTATTCGATCATTATGATGGTGAGATACTCGGACTTGACCATAATAAAAGATCCATTAAATATAAAAAGATGAAAAACAGTCCATTCCAATTTTATCGAGGAAGCGCCTATTTATTTTACTTCGATATCTCCAGTCTCCCGCTTGCATATCATACCCCGAAAGACAAACCTACTTGGATTCAAGGCGACCTTCACTTCGATAACTTTGGTGGGTTTCGCAACGAGAGTGGAGAGATGGTGTTTGACTCGAACGACTTTGACGAAGGCTATCTCGGGTCATACTTGTATGACGTCTTTCGAATGGCGACAAGCATCGGGCTTTATGGCGATCAGCTGGATTTTGACAGCGAGCAGCAGAAGTCATTCATTGAAGCCTATATAAAAGCATATCATCAGCAGCTTGAGAAATTTACAGAGCAAGAAGTTGATCCTGCCACTCTATCATTTACAAAAAAGAACACAGCTGGCCCTGTTTCAGACACATTAAGCAGCTTTGAAGAACGTGATGCAGTGGAAAAGCTGGAGCAAATGACCGTTGTGGAGGATGGCAAACGACGTTTTAAAGTGGAAGGAGCAATCGAGGAGCTTTCCGATGAGGAAAGACAGGGTCTTGAAGCCGCATGGCCGGAATACATTCAATCGCTCGATGAAAACAAACAATCCGCAGGCAGATTTTTTAAAATTAAGGATGCAGTCAAACTGATAGGGGCAGGGACTGGTTCCATTGGCCTTAACCGTTATTTCATCCTGATTGAAGGGGAAGGAAGCAATCAGATGGATGATGTGATTTTAGAGGCGAAGGAAGCCAGATACCCTGCAACGGGATATTATTTTCCTTATGACGATCTATTTAGCGATGAATCCGATATGCATCATGGCCGGCGCGTTATCAGGACCCAAAAGGCGATGCATTATCTTCAAGATCCATATCTTGGTTTCTTTACAATCGCCGATAGCCACTTTTATGTAAGGGAAAATTCCACTTTTGATGAAGAGTTGGATCCTGAAACCCTGCAGCAAAGTGACGATATGGTAGAAACGGTTGAAACGATGGGCAAGGTGACGGCGAAGATCCATGCGCGGGCGGACCGTGATGTCGAAGAGTCCCTGCCTCATGATAGTGAGGCGGTCATATTGAAGGCAATCGGTGATATTGAGCGCTTTTGTGAGGATATCACGAACCTTTCTATGTTTTATAAACAACGGGTGAAACAAGACTATGAGCTATTCAACGAGTGGCTGGAGGAAGAATTTCTAGGTGAAGGAAAGGATTAA
- a CDS encoding DoxX family protein → MKNTISFSVLGTIIFTAIRLYLGYDWIEAGFNKLAGNSFNAAGFIKGALSKTTGVHPDVQSWWAHFLQHFALPHIEIFNTLVPWGEFLVGLSLIFGIFTRFGVLMGIVMNFSYMFSGSISTNPEMLLLGFIIFIYSTKTTQFGLDYWIIPKTRSAFALIKLKGILAHQSEST, encoded by the coding sequence ATGAAAAACACTATCTCATTTTCAGTTTTGGGGACAATCATTTTTACCGCTATTCGCTTATACTTGGGATATGATTGGATCGAAGCAGGATTCAATAAATTGGCCGGTAATAGCTTCAACGCAGCAGGATTCATTAAAGGTGCACTGAGCAAAACGACTGGAGTTCATCCAGATGTTCAATCCTGGTGGGCTCATTTTCTGCAGCATTTCGCTTTACCACATATCGAAATTTTCAACACTCTCGTACCTTGGGGAGAGTTTCTAGTAGGGCTTTCGTTGATTTTTGGCATATTCACTAGATTTGGTGTGTTGATGGGAATCGTAATGAATTTCTCTTACATGTTTTCTGGATCTATCAGTACGAACCCGGAAATGCTTCTTCTTGGATTCATCATTTTTATTTATTCTACTAAAACAACACAATTCGGACTGGATTATTGGATCATTCCAAAAACCCGCTCTGCCTTTGCCTTAATTAAACTGAAGGGCATCTTGGCGCATCAATCTGAATCTACCTGA
- a CDS encoding glycerol-3-phosphate responsive antiterminator, whose product MGVKEDLLKVLKWEQLIVSIKNPKTLDQFLESDISTAFLLMGNINNLQGYVQEMKRRNKFVFLHLDMVQGIRNDLEGLKFLSHYIKPHGIITTKKQLIISAKNLGFLTVQRLFLVDSDAVRNGLEITREYQPDFIEAMPGIIPSMCQAIAEKVDQVFITGGLIQNQEQIQTALDHGAFAVSTSNLKLCKDILSKKRGCEET is encoded by the coding sequence ATGGGAGTGAAAGAGGACTTATTGAAAGTACTGAAATGGGAGCAATTGATCGTTTCGATTAAAAATCCAAAAACCTTGGATCAATTCCTGGAATCGGATATTTCCACAGCTTTTTTGCTGATGGGCAATATCAATAACTTGCAAGGATATGTGCAGGAAATGAAACGAAGGAATAAGTTTGTCTTCCTTCATTTGGATATGGTCCAGGGGATCCGAAATGATCTTGAAGGATTGAAATTTTTATCACATTATATAAAGCCGCATGGAATCATCACGACGAAAAAACAGCTGATTATTTCGGCTAAAAACCTTGGTTTCTTGACGGTTCAACGATTGTTCCTGGTAGATTCCGATGCGGTCCGTAATGGTTTGGAAATCACGAGGGAGTATCAGCCCGATTTCATTGAAGCGATGCCTGGGATCATTCCATCGATGTGCCAAGCGATTGCCGAAAAGGTTGATCAAGTCTTTATTACCGGCGGCCTTATCCAAAATCAGGAACAAATCCAAACGGCCTTGGATCACGGGGCATTCGCGGTTTCAACCAGTAATTTAAAGTTGTGCAAGGACATTTTGTCCAAGAAGAGAGGTTGTGAAGAAACATGA
- a CDS encoding ABC transporter ATP-binding protein, with the protein MKKVELQNIVKRYDNQHLAVSDINLTIEPGEFFVLVGPSGCGKSTMLRMIAGLETITEGELRIGEKTATHLPPSKRDLSMVFQNYALYPHLTVEQNIAFGLHTKGLNKIERKNRCEEVAEMLGLASYLKRKPKQLSGGQRQRVALARAIASQSPICLMDEPLSNLDAKLRAHMRSEIKHLQQKLGMTLIYVTHDQVEAMTMADRMMILKDGKIQQVGKPLDIYNRPANRFVAEFIGTPPMNILPAVYDKGSNQLLIDEQRALTSFSHDFKADMDVFIGIRPEHITFASEDDTPNTLRGIVYHSEILGNETITDVELGPVKCLVRQSGQQLFSPGQEVAVSFPEEYIQFFDSNGDSLQAKRNEGNKVRVG; encoded by the coding sequence ATGAAGAAAGTGGAGCTTCAAAATATTGTGAAGCGCTATGATAATCAACATCTAGCGGTTTCTGACATTAATCTGACAATTGAACCAGGGGAATTCTTTGTATTGGTCGGTCCATCAGGGTGTGGGAAAAGCACCATGCTGCGCATGATCGCCGGACTTGAGACCATCACGGAAGGTGAATTGAGGATTGGCGAAAAAACGGCTACCCACTTGCCGCCAAGCAAGAGAGATCTCTCAATGGTCTTTCAAAATTATGCCTTGTATCCACATTTAACCGTAGAGCAAAATATTGCATTTGGTCTGCATACTAAGGGATTAAATAAGATAGAACGCAAGAATAGGTGCGAAGAGGTTGCAGAGATGCTCGGCCTTGCCAGCTATTTAAAACGGAAACCGAAGCAGCTATCAGGGGGACAAAGGCAACGGGTGGCCTTGGCAAGGGCCATTGCCAGTCAATCGCCGATATGCTTGATGGATGAGCCATTGTCCAACCTTGATGCGAAGCTGCGTGCCCATATGCGTTCAGAAATTAAACATCTACAACAAAAGCTTGGAATGACGCTTATTTATGTCACGCACGATCAAGTGGAGGCCATGACAATGGCAGATCGCATGATGATTTTAAAGGATGGGAAGATTCAGCAAGTCGGCAAGCCGCTTGATATTTACAACCGTCCTGCCAATCGTTTTGTGGCAGAATTCATCGGGACACCACCTATGAATATACTGCCGGCTGTCTATGATAAAGGATCAAATCAATTATTGATAGATGAACAAAGGGCGTTAACTTCGTTTTCTCATGATTTTAAGGCTGATATGGATGTTTTCATTGGTATCCGTCCTGAACACATTACCTTCGCTTCAGAAGATGATACGCCGAATACCCTTCGTGGAATCGTCTATCATTCTGAAATCCTGGGAAATGAAACGATAACAGACGTAGAATTAGGGCCAGTAAAGTGTTTGGTCCGCCAATCCGGTCAACAGTTGTTTTCACCTGGACAAGAGGTTGCGGTTTCATTTCCTGAGGAATATATTCAATTTTTCGATAGCAATGGCGATTCTCTTCAGGCAAAAAGAAACGAAGGAAATAAGGTGAGGGTAGGATGA
- a CDS encoding carbohydrate ABC transporter permease has protein sequence MKAGNTAELNVQNKIALNLRGFKDFFIGILYLLPSLLLLGIFIFYPMIKTFYLSVFLTDQQGNPAAYVGLENYRYLLTDPGFLHSFKATVLFVLYTVPSSIIIALFLALLTNEKLKGIGLFRTLFSSTMGISVAASSVIWLFLFNPSIGMLNQILTMFHLPTFHWLQDPDSAIIAVSITTVWMNIGFAYLILLGGLQNIPADLYEQANVTGTGYWYQLFKITIPMLSPTLFFISTVTLINAFQTFGQIDILTKGGPSNATNLIVYSIYQDAFVNYRLGEASAQVVLLFFCMIFITFIQFKLGEKKVHYQ, from the coding sequence ATGAAGGCCGGAAATACTGCTGAATTAAACGTTCAAAATAAAATAGCATTGAATTTAAGAGGATTCAAGGATTTTTTCATTGGGATTTTATATTTGCTCCCGTCTTTATTGCTGTTGGGTATTTTCATCTTTTACCCCATGATAAAGACATTTTATTTAAGTGTTTTTTTAACGGATCAGCAAGGGAATCCCGCTGCATATGTTGGACTTGAAAACTATCGATATTTGCTGACGGATCCAGGCTTTTTACATAGCTTTAAGGCCACGGTTCTATTCGTCCTCTATACTGTACCGTCGAGCATAATCATTGCGCTCTTTTTGGCATTGCTAACCAATGAAAAGTTGAAAGGCATCGGTCTATTTCGAACACTATTTTCATCCACGATGGGAATCAGTGTGGCAGCTTCCTCGGTCATTTGGCTGTTTCTATTCAATCCGAGCATCGGGATGCTGAATCAGATTTTGACTATGTTTCATCTTCCGACGTTTCATTGGCTTCAGGACCCGGATTCTGCGATCATTGCGGTTTCCATTACGACTGTATGGATGAACATTGGTTTTGCCTATCTTATATTGCTTGGGGGACTTCAGAATATCCCAGCTGATTTATATGAGCAGGCTAATGTGACTGGCACGGGATATTGGTATCAACTCTTTAAAATCACGATTCCCATGCTTTCTCCAACATTATTCTTTATTTCAACGGTTACACTTATCAATGCTTTTCAGACATTCGGACAAATTGATATTTTGACGAAGGGCGGCCCAAGCAATGCAACCAACCTGATCGTCTATTCCATCTATCAGGACGCATTTGTCAATTATCGTTTAGGTGAAGCAAGCGCCCAAGTTGTATTACTGTTCTTCTGTATGATCTTCATTACGTTCATTCAATTTAAGTTAGGTGAAAAGAAGGTGCATTACCAATGA
- a CDS encoding carbohydrate ABC transporter permease, giving the protein MRIVKSIIVYSLLLVSASLILFPIVYTLMVSFMTGGEVLQGHFLPEHMTLENYRSAFQKVPLLHYLVNSFIVSLVVMVGQLIVSSLAAFAFVFIPFKGRNAMFLLFLSTMMIPWEATMIPNFITVSNFGWINTIAGLTVPFFALAFGTFLLRQNFKTIPKELDEATQIAGMNRFQFFIRVVLPISKTSLVSLGAYGFLTTWNMYLWPLLVTNNDKVRTIQIGLKEMQSQEVATQWGVVMAAVIIVILPTLILLFAGQKQLQKGLMDGALK; this is encoded by the coding sequence ATGAGAATCGTCAAAAGCATAATTGTATACAGCCTCCTGTTGGTCAGCGCAAGTCTTATTCTTTTTCCTATTGTATATACGTTAATGGTCAGCTTCATGACAGGGGGGGAAGTGCTTCAAGGCCATTTTCTGCCGGAGCATATGACGTTGGAAAACTATCGGAGCGCTTTTCAAAAGGTTCCCCTCCTTCATTATTTAGTCAATAGTTTCATTGTTTCTCTTGTTGTAATGGTCGGACAGCTGATCGTGTCCAGCTTGGCCGCCTTCGCTTTTGTCTTCATTCCATTCAAAGGGAGGAATGCGATGTTCCTTCTCTTTTTATCGACGATGATGATTCCGTGGGAAGCGACAATGATCCCGAATTTCATCACGGTTTCCAACTTTGGCTGGATCAATACCATCGCTGGGTTGACCGTTCCATTCTTTGCATTGGCATTTGGGACATTCCTATTAAGGCAAAATTTCAAGACGATCCCTAAGGAACTGGATGAAGCGACACAAATTGCAGGAATGAATAGATTTCAATTCTTTATTCGTGTAGTCTTGCCCATTTCGAAGACAAGCCTGGTATCATTGGGGGCTTATGGATTTCTTACAACCTGGAATATGTATCTGTGGCCGCTGCTGGTCACGAACAATGACAAGGTGAGAACGATTCAAATCGGGTTAAAAGAAATGCAATCCCAAGAAGTTGCAACACAATGGGGGGTGGTAATGGCGGCAGTCATCATTGTGATACTGCCCACATTAATTCTATTATTCGCTGGTCAAAAACAGCTGCAAAAAGGGTTGATGGACGGAGCACTGAAGTAG
- a CDS encoding ABC transporter substrate-binding protein, with protein sequence MRKMTNVFMILFLLSLAVLSGCGNQTSGQNSEGSDAKNGSDNGKTKVVFWHAMGGDLKPVLENIVKKFNEKHPDIEVDPVFQGTYEEALTKYRSVGGTKNAPAIIQTFEVGTKYMIDSGYIQPVQKFIDQDHYDINQWEPNIRKYYQVNGKQYSMPFNSSTPVLVYNKDAFKKAGLDPNKPPQTYSELMEDAKKLTVKSGNKTAQYGFSMLNYGWFFEELLAEQGAYYVNHKNGRAKQATKAAFNGPEGVKVFNLLNNMNKDGSFFNVGSNWDDIRAAFVSGKVAMYLDSSSGINSIVDNSKFSVGAGYLPHPDGKDPQGVVIGGASLWMSKGIGDKKQQAAWEFMKYLASPEVQAEWHTKSGYFAINPKAYDSEIVKEQHKKYPQLETTVNQLHDTKSTPATQGALISVFPESRQKVVTALEKLYQGGDPQQLLDEAAKDTDRAMEIANKTKK encoded by the coding sequence ATGAGAAAAATGACAAACGTCTTCATGATTTTATTTTTGTTGTCATTAGCCGTATTATCAGGGTGTGGAAATCAAACATCCGGACAGAATAGTGAGGGCAGTGATGCGAAAAATGGCAGTGATAATGGCAAAACCAAAGTGGTATTCTGGCATGCGATGGGCGGCGACCTCAAGCCTGTTCTTGAAAATATAGTGAAAAAGTTTAATGAAAAACATCCTGATATTGAAGTGGATCCTGTTTTTCAAGGAACATATGAAGAAGCGCTGACTAAATACCGCAGTGTCGGTGGTACGAAAAATGCACCAGCGATCATCCAGACTTTTGAAGTGGGAACAAAATATATGATCGACAGCGGGTACATACAGCCTGTTCAAAAATTCATTGATCAAGACCATTATGATATCAATCAATGGGAACCGAATATCCGTAAATATTACCAGGTAAATGGAAAACAGTATTCTATGCCGTTCAACTCTTCTACACCGGTTTTAGTTTATAATAAAGATGCATTCAAAAAAGCTGGCCTAGATCCGAATAAGCCGCCTCAAACGTATAGTGAGCTTATGGAAGATGCCAAAAAGCTGACTGTGAAAAGTGGAAACAAAACAGCACAATATGGATTCTCCATGTTAAACTATGGCTGGTTTTTTGAAGAGCTGCTGGCAGAACAGGGCGCATACTATGTAAATCATAAAAATGGCCGTGCTAAACAAGCGACGAAAGCAGCCTTTAACGGACCTGAAGGTGTAAAAGTATTCAATCTATTGAATAATATGAATAAAGACGGTTCATTCTTTAATGTAGGTTCCAACTGGGATGATATCCGTGCCGCATTCGTTTCCGGAAAAGTGGCCATGTATCTTGACTCTTCCTCTGGCATCAACAGCATTGTCGATAACTCAAAGTTTTCTGTCGGAGCAGGCTACCTGCCTCACCCGGACGGTAAAGATCCTCAAGGTGTCGTCATCGGAGGAGCTTCACTATGGATGTCAAAAGGAATCGGCGATAAGAAGCAGCAAGCAGCATGGGAATTCATGAAGTACCTTGCTTCTCCTGAAGTGCAGGCAGAATGGCATACGAAGAGCGGATATTTTGCCATCAATCCGAAAGCATATGACAGCGAGATTGTGAAGGAACAGCATAAGAAGTATCCTCAGCTTGAAACAACTGTAAACCAGCTCCATGATACGAAGAGTACACCGGCAACTCAAGGCGCATTGATTTCCGTTTTCCCTGAATCGCGCCAAAAAGTGGTGACAGCCCTTGAAAAACTCTATCAGGGCGGAGATCCTCAACAGCTTCTTGATGAAGCAGCAAAAGATACGGATCGGGCGATGGAGATTGCCAACAAAACGAAAAAGTAA